From one Catellatospora sp. IY07-71 genomic stretch:
- a CDS encoding discoidin domain-containing protein yields MPVLAKALRSRTKRRSLALGLSAVLAAGVIAVQAQSPAYAAQPIGFPTFSGPAIPAPPVGYTTGNMMQAIYNAESGGTDFWMDRLLARPGNDPAGTWLMTRGRALYLKTHTPGTLGFAGQAAYWESINNQNAYTIAVTPGTFTEQVGSRWQAPSHWKSVHTSGSIRVDQTKFITDNNVAVTNLSITNSGSSSTTLQLRATSPYATSGSGNELTGQVNAYNNLTTIYPRLSGDGFTVSSGGLNRSVTIAAGATVTAKVVMGFVTNEIPASLTEYNAYKGYTNATAFSTHVRAYNLWWAQNVPYIDVPDAAIKKNIYYRWWLMRFNHLDADIPGQTFQFPISTEGVLGYNNAIVLTQSMHIDDLKYLRNPIYGFGDWVSAGQVSKGGRFVDNPGDPENWSNSYIQYIAEAAWKSYQIHGGQPGIAQNLAKYAEGDVKGQLAYYDTNNNKIIEYDWGALTGNDADAVSFHYRSGRMDRTEGAYQYSGAKAAAAAYALLGNTAKANEMNQLATDIGNALTNVLWNPNRQLFEHRYPDGTFNPWKEINNYYPFAVGAIPNTTTYKQALRLFDDAAQYPIFPFYTANQADKAASGTGSNNFSTINSTVQFRLLSSVLRNYPNQWITSDWYKKLLYWNVWAQYINGNTQYPDANEFWADWNGSSITYRSWIHHNILGSSNWTVIEDVAGLRPRTDAQVELSPINIGWTHFTVNNLRYRNSDLTIVWDDPADGIVRYSGVPEGYSIFVNGTRRATINQLVPMTYNPATGAVTTSASVTYSSAATSMQAPAQVVHTEARMVDMMAKAGVDLTANLTNLAALGTASASHTGSGSTVAGARDGYPINEPFWGAGGSANSQDWYEVNFGSPQTFNEVRLYFKDSRPASATYRAPSAYDVQYHNGSAWVTVPSQVKSPSAPRANYNVATFGAVNAQRVRVLATNASGAKTGLTEIKIFNRGGVQPPDPPSNLALSGSPVCSYTSTWESCAAINNGDEPTSSNWGGTNQGNRWGTWPETGTQTAEVQWSAAQSVSRAQVYFFDDEQGIDMPSAWKLQYWNGSAYVDVPGASAYTLTKNAYNTVTFTGVSTTRLRVSLTATGSASLGLLEVKAFAS; encoded by the coding sequence ATGCCAGTGCTCGCAAAGGCCCTGCGCTCGCGCACCAAGCGCAGAAGCCTGGCACTCGGCCTCTCCGCCGTGCTCGCCGCGGGAGTGATCGCCGTCCAGGCGCAGTCCCCGGCGTACGCGGCGCAGCCCATCGGCTTCCCCACGTTCAGCGGCCCGGCCATCCCGGCCCCGCCCGTGGGCTACACCACCGGCAACATGATGCAGGCCATCTACAACGCGGAGTCGGGCGGCACCGACTTCTGGATGGACCGGCTGCTCGCCCGCCCCGGCAACGACCCCGCCGGCACCTGGCTGATGACCCGCGGCCGGGCCCTGTACCTGAAGACGCACACCCCGGGCACGCTCGGCTTCGCCGGGCAGGCCGCGTACTGGGAGAGCATCAACAACCAGAACGCGTACACGATCGCCGTCACGCCGGGCACCTTCACCGAGCAGGTCGGCTCGCGCTGGCAGGCGCCCAGCCACTGGAAGAGCGTGCACACCTCGGGCTCGATCCGGGTGGACCAGACGAAGTTCATCACCGACAACAACGTCGCGGTGACGAACCTGTCCATCACCAACAGCGGCAGCAGCTCCACCACGCTGCAACTGCGGGCCACCTCGCCGTACGCCACCTCCGGCAGCGGCAACGAGCTCACCGGCCAGGTCAACGCGTACAACAACCTGACCACGATCTACCCGCGGCTGTCCGGTGACGGCTTCACGGTCAGCAGCGGCGGCCTCAACCGGTCGGTGACCATCGCCGCGGGCGCCACGGTGACCGCGAAGGTCGTCATGGGCTTCGTCACCAACGAGATCCCGGCCTCGCTGACGGAGTACAACGCGTACAAGGGCTACACCAACGCGACGGCGTTCTCGACCCACGTGCGGGCGTACAACCTGTGGTGGGCGCAGAACGTGCCCTACATCGACGTGCCCGACGCGGCGATCAAGAAGAACATCTACTACCGCTGGTGGCTGATGCGCTTCAACCACCTGGACGCCGACATCCCGGGGCAGACGTTCCAGTTCCCGATCTCGACCGAGGGCGTGCTGGGCTACAACAACGCCATCGTGCTCACCCAGTCGATGCACATCGACGACCTGAAGTACCTGCGCAACCCGATCTACGGCTTCGGCGACTGGGTCAGCGCGGGACAGGTCTCCAAGGGCGGCCGGTTCGTGGACAACCCCGGCGACCCCGAGAACTGGTCGAACAGCTACATCCAGTACATCGCCGAGGCGGCCTGGAAGAGCTACCAGATCCACGGCGGCCAGCCGGGCATCGCGCAGAACCTGGCCAAGTACGCCGAGGGTGACGTCAAGGGCCAGCTCGCCTACTACGACACCAACAACAACAAGATCATCGAGTACGACTGGGGCGCGCTGACGGGTAACGACGCCGATGCGGTGTCGTTCCACTACCGCTCAGGCCGGATGGACCGCACCGAGGGCGCCTACCAGTACAGCGGTGCCAAGGCCGCGGCCGCCGCGTACGCGCTGCTGGGCAACACGGCCAAGGCGAACGAGATGAACCAGCTCGCCACCGACATCGGCAACGCGCTGACCAACGTGCTGTGGAACCCGAACCGGCAGCTGTTCGAGCACCGCTACCCGGACGGCACCTTCAACCCGTGGAAGGAGATCAACAACTACTACCCGTTCGCGGTGGGCGCGATCCCCAACACCACCACGTACAAGCAGGCGCTGCGGCTGTTCGACGACGCCGCGCAGTACCCGATCTTCCCGTTCTACACCGCCAACCAGGCGGACAAGGCGGCCTCGGGCACGGGCAGCAACAACTTCTCCACCATCAACTCCACCGTGCAGTTCCGGCTGCTGTCGTCGGTGCTGCGCAACTACCCGAACCAGTGGATCACCAGCGACTGGTACAAGAAGCTGCTCTACTGGAACGTCTGGGCGCAGTACATCAACGGCAACACGCAGTACCCCGACGCCAACGAGTTCTGGGCGGACTGGAACGGCAGCTCCATCACCTACCGGTCCTGGATCCACCACAACATCCTGGGCAGCAGCAACTGGACCGTGATCGAGGACGTGGCGGGCCTGCGGCCGCGCACCGACGCCCAGGTGGAGCTCAGCCCGATCAACATCGGCTGGACCCACTTCACCGTCAACAACCTGCGCTACCGCAACAGCGACCTGACCATCGTCTGGGACGACCCGGCCGACGGCATCGTGCGCTACAGCGGCGTGCCGGAGGGCTACTCGATCTTCGTCAACGGCACGCGCCGGGCGACCATCAACCAGCTTGTGCCGATGACGTACAACCCGGCCACCGGCGCGGTCACCACCAGTGCCTCGGTGACCTACAGCAGCGCGGCGACCTCGATGCAGGCTCCGGCGCAGGTTGTGCACACCGAGGCACGCATGGTGGACATGATGGCCAAGGCCGGCGTCGACCTGACCGCCAACCTGACCAACCTGGCCGCCCTGGGCACCGCCAGCGCCTCGCACACCGGCTCCGGGTCCACCGTGGCCGGGGCGCGGGACGGCTACCCGATCAACGAGCCCTTCTGGGGCGCGGGCGGCTCGGCCAACAGCCAGGACTGGTACGAGGTCAACTTCGGCTCGCCGCAGACCTTCAACGAGGTCCGGCTGTACTTCAAGGACAGCCGCCCGGCCAGCGCCACCTACCGGGCGCCGTCGGCGTACGACGTCCAGTACCACAACGGCAGCGCCTGGGTCACCGTGCCCAGCCAGGTCAAGAGCCCGTCGGCGCCGCGCGCGAACTACAACGTGGCCACCTTCGGGGCGGTCAACGCGCAGCGGGTGCGCGTGCTGGCGACCAACGCCTCCGGGGCGAAGACCGGTCTCACCGAGATCAAGATCTTCAACCGGGGCGGGGTCCAGCCGCCGGACCCGCCGAGCAACCTCGCGCTGTCCGGCTCGCCGGTCTGCTCGTACACCTCGACCTGGGAGAGCTGCGCGGCGATCAACAACGGTGACGAGCCGACCAGCTCCAACTGGGGCGGCACCAACCAGGGCAACCGCTGGGGCACCTGGCCCGAGACGGGCACCCAGACGGCCGAGGTGCAGTGGTCCGCGGCGCAGTCGGTCAGCCGCGCCCAGGTCTACTTCTTCGACGACG
- a CDS encoding carbohydrate ABC transporter permease translates to MTRSSAVNRWSYYVTGTALAILFLSPLLWSGWASLRTGTGFGLENYDRLFTSDNGIRLHHVLNSLTVSALTVGGTLLVATLGGYAFGRFRFPGRDVLFLLTLAILMVPYATILIALYVLLGWIGLQDSLVGLSLVLIMFQLPFSIFMMRNSFEAVPRELEESAQVDGCNSVSTLIRIMLPAVKPGLITVGLFAFLTSWSEFFAPLILLNSTDTFTTTLAVVNMRTASHGSIDYAALEAGVVFMAVPCLLLFAFMQRSYVRGFTSGALKA, encoded by the coding sequence ATGACCAGGTCATCCGCTGTCAACCGGTGGAGCTACTACGTGACCGGCACGGCACTGGCGATCCTGTTCCTGTCGCCACTGTTGTGGAGCGGCTGGGCGTCGCTGCGCACCGGCACCGGCTTCGGGCTGGAGAACTACGACCGGCTGTTCACCTCCGACAACGGCATCCGGCTGCACCACGTGCTGAACAGCCTCACCGTCAGCGCGCTCACCGTCGGCGGCACCCTGCTGGTGGCCACCCTCGGCGGGTACGCCTTCGGCCGGTTCCGCTTCCCCGGCCGGGACGTGCTGTTCCTGCTCACCCTGGCGATCCTGATGGTGCCGTACGCGACGATCCTGATCGCGCTGTACGTGCTGCTCGGCTGGATCGGCCTGCAGGACAGCCTGGTCGGCCTCAGCCTGGTGCTGATCATGTTCCAGCTGCCGTTCTCGATCTTCATGATGCGCAACTCGTTCGAGGCCGTGCCGCGCGAGCTGGAGGAGTCGGCGCAGGTCGACGGGTGCAACAGCGTCTCCACGCTGATCCGGATCATGCTGCCGGCGGTCAAGCCCGGCCTGATCACCGTCGGCCTGTTCGCGTTCCTGACCTCCTGGAGCGAGTTCTTCGCGCCGCTGATCCTGCTGAACTCGACCGACACCTTCACCACCACCCTGGCCGTGGTCAACATGCGCACCGCCAGCCACGGCTCCATCGACTACGCGGCACTCGAGGCGGGGGTGGTCTTCATGGCCGTGCCCTGCCTGCTGCTGTTCGCCTTCATGCAGCGCAGCTACGTACGCGGCTTCACATCCGGCGCGCTGAAGGCCTGA
- a CDS encoding carbohydrate ABC transporter permease translates to MSTLTPPRSGPARPLPAPQAAGPAPRIRRSAARGRALLGALYATPTALMVGLFFLVPLLLVGWMSLHRWPLLGAPTMNAPDNYARIGDNELVGSAVWFTVKYTVVMTVLLFVVAFGLALLVQQRRRGVGFFRTSFLLPMAVGFASASLLFLGLLSDEIGPVSDLLRKLGVIDGYVSWTSGSSGSALASAIVLVLWRFAGFNMLILLTGLQAIPLEVYEAARIDGASRWQTFRRVTLPLMRPTIALVLTMMITGSLLAFDQFWILTRGGPDNSTTSLVMVIYREAFIRLDLGSAAAISVALLAVLVVFNVIQLGVLRRRS, encoded by the coding sequence ATGTCGACGCTCACCCCGCCCCGCAGCGGACCGGCCCGCCCGCTGCCCGCCCCGCAGGCCGCCGGCCCGGCGCCGCGGATCCGGCGCAGCGCCGCGCGCGGCCGGGCCCTGCTCGGCGCCCTCTACGCGACGCCCACCGCGCTGATGGTCGGCCTGTTCTTCCTGGTGCCGCTGCTGCTGGTCGGCTGGATGTCGCTGCACCGCTGGCCGCTGCTGGGCGCGCCGACCATGAACGCCCCGGACAACTACGCCCGCATCGGCGACAACGAGCTGGTCGGCTCGGCGGTCTGGTTCACGGTCAAGTACACGGTCGTGATGACGGTGCTGCTGTTCGTGGTCGCGTTCGGGCTCGCCCTGCTGGTGCAGCAGCGCCGGCGCGGCGTCGGCTTCTTCCGCACCTCGTTCCTGCTGCCCATGGCCGTCGGTTTCGCCAGCGCCTCGCTGCTGTTCCTGGGGCTGCTGTCGGATGAGATCGGCCCGGTCAGCGACCTGCTGCGCAAGCTCGGCGTGATCGACGGCTACGTCTCCTGGACCTCCGGCAGCTCCGGCTCGGCGCTGGCCTCGGCGATCGTGCTGGTGCTCTGGCGCTTCGCCGGGTTCAACATGCTGATCCTGCTCACCGGCCTGCAGGCGATCCCGCTGGAGGTGTACGAGGCGGCCCGCATCGACGGCGCGAGCCGCTGGCAGACCTTCCGCCGGGTCACCCTGCCGCTGATGCGACCGACCATCGCCCTGGTGCTCACCATGATGATCACCGGGTCGCTGCTGGCGTTCGACCAGTTCTGGATCCTCACCCGGGGCGGGCCGGACAACAGCACCACCTCGCTGGTGATGGTGATCTACCGGGAGGCGTTCATCCGCCTCGACCTCGGCTCCGCCGCCGCGATCTCCGTGGCCCTGCTCGCCGTCCTCGTCGTCTTCAACGTCATCCAGCTCGGCGTGCTGCGCCGGCGCTCCTAG